One Methanocaldococcus villosus KIN24-T80 genomic window carries:
- a CDS encoding NAD-dependent epimerase/dehydratase family protein: MKYKNILVTGSAGFIGFHLSKYLLENYDDVNVIGIDNLNNYYKPILKEKRNEILKNYENYHFIKLDFSDWNSLFENLKNMEIDLIVHLGAQAGVRYSLENPWAYIKSNDMGTLNIFELARKLDIEKVVYASSSSVYGGNKKIPFSEDDRVDKPISLYAATKRSNELMAYTYHHLYGIKMIGLRFFTVYGEYGRPDMAFWKFTKNILLGKPIEVYNYGKMERDFTYISDIVDGIIKSIDKNFDYEIFNLGNDNPTNLEYAISLIEKYLGKKAIKDYKPIQPGDVERTWADLTKSRKLLGYDPKVRIEEGLKRFCEWFLKNKDWTLKI; this comes from the coding sequence ATGAAGTATAAGAATATATTAGTTACTGGAAGTGCAGGCTTTATAGGATTTCATTTAAGTAAATACTTATTAGAAAATTATGATGATGTAAATGTTATAGGAATAGATAATTTAAACAACTACTATAAGCCTATATTAAAAGAGAAAAGAAATGAAATTTTAAAAAATTATGAAAATTATCACTTTATAAAATTAGATTTTTCTGATTGGAATAGTTTATTTGAAAATTTAAAAAATATGGAGATTGATTTAATTGTTCATTTGGGAGCTCAGGCTGGTGTTAGATATTCTTTAGAAAATCCTTGGGCTTATATAAAGAGTAATGATATGGGAACTTTAAACATCTTTGAGCTTGCAAGGAAGTTAGATATTGAGAAAGTTGTTTATGCTTCATCTTCCTCTGTTTATGGAGGGAATAAAAAAATTCCTTTTTCTGAGGATGATAGGGTCGATAAACCTATCTCATTATATGCTGCAACAAAAAGAAGTAATGAGTTAATGGCTTATACATATCATCATTTATATGGTATTAAGATGATTGGTTTGAGGTTCTTTACTGTTTATGGCGAATATGGAAGGCCAGATATGGCATTTTGGAAATTTACAAAAAATATTCTCTTAGGAAAGCCTATTGAAGTTTATAATTATGGAAAGATGGAGAGAGATTTCACCTATATATCTGATATAGTTGATGGGATAATAAAAAGTATAGATAAAAATTTTGACTATGAAATATTCAACTTAGGAAATGATAATCCTACAAATTTAGAATATGCTATTTCTTTAATAGAGAAATATTTAGGGAAGAAAGCTATCAAAGATTATAAACCTATTCAGCCAGGAGATGTTGAGAGAACTTGGGCTGATTTAACAAAAAGTAGAAAGCTCTTAGGATATGATCCAAAGGTTAGGATAGAAGAAGGTTTAAAAAGATTTTGTGAGTGGTTTTTGAAAAATAAAGATTGGACTTTAAAAATTTAG
- a CDS encoding oligosaccharide flippase family protein — translation MSYKERVIKGVTWNFLLLILSAPIGYLVRMLYANEIPKLEVGLFYAVLDFCCMMAIFKDLGLSSALVKFIPKFLHEKRKDLVKSAIISVGVLQSSVSLIITILIILLSPLIACGILKLFRISR, via the coding sequence TTGAGTTATAAGGAGAGAGTTATAAAAGGTGTTACTTGGAATTTTTTACTCTTAATTTTATCAGCTCCAATTGGATATTTGGTTAGAATGCTTTATGCAAATGAAATTCCTAAGTTAGAGGTTGGTTTATTTTATGCTGTTTTAGACTTTTGTTGTATGATGGCTATTTTTAAGGATCTAGGATTAAGTTCAGCATTAGTAAAATTTATTCCAAAATTTTTACATGAGAAAAGGAAAGATTTGGTTAAGTCAGCAATAATTAGTGTTGGAGTTTTACAAAGTTCAGTTTCTTTAATTATAACAATTTTAATAATTTTATTATCTCCACTTATAGCGTGTGGTATCCTGAAATTATTTCGTATCAGTAGGTAA
- a CDS encoding transposase, giving the protein MWVVFISAGIYKLFSPKDEERIEVIMRIRWDKGYICPFCGSRDVILKGKKKGRPHIKRYKCNSCGKNFNDLTGTIFAKKRMSLGEMFYIIKNLKNS; this is encoded by the coding sequence GTGTGGGTAGTTTTTATTAGTGCGGGAATATATAAATTATTCTCACCGAAAGATGAAGAGCGTATTGAAGTTATAATGCGGATTAGGTGGGATAAAGGATATATTTGTCCGTTCTGTGGTTCAAGAGATGTTATTTTAAAGGGTAAGAAGAAAGGTAGGCCTCATATTAAGAGGTATAAGTGCAATTCGTGTGGAAAGAATTTTAACGATTTAACTGGGACAATATTCGCTAAAAAGCGAATGTCTTTAGGAGAAATGTTTTACATTATTAAAAATCTGAAAAATTCATAA
- the rfbF gene encoding glucose-1-phosphate cytidylyltransferase, which yields MKVVILAGGFGTRLSEETHRIPKPMVEIGGKPILWHIMKIYSTYGYNDFIICLGYKGYIIKEYFANYFLHNSDVTIDLKTNEIEVHNNYSEPWRVTLVDTGLHTQTGGRIKRVAKYIGDETFMMTYGDGVGNINIRELVEFHKKHGKLATVTAVQPEGRFGVLKLNGNQVIKFAEKMDNKDSWINAGFFVLEPEVIDYIKGDDTIWEKEPLERLAEDGQLMAYFHRGFWKPMDKLKDKMELEKLWNSGNAPWKIWKD from the coding sequence ATGAAAGTTGTCATCTTAGCCGGGGGATTTGGAACAAGATTATCAGAAGAAACTCATAGAATACCAAAACCAATGGTAGAAATTGGAGGAAAACCAATTCTCTGGCACATCATGAAGATATACTCTACTTATGGATATAATGACTTTATAATATGTCTCGGATATAAAGGATATATTATAAAAGAATATTTTGCAAACTATTTCTTACACAATAGTGATGTTACAATTGACTTAAAAACTAATGAGATTGAGGTCCATAACAACTATTCAGAACCTTGGAGAGTTACTCTCGTAGATACTGGGTTGCATACTCAAACTGGAGGTAGGATAAAGAGGGTTGCTAAATATATAGGTGATGAGACGTTCATGATGACATATGGGGATGGAGTAGGGAATATAAATATAAGAGAACTTGTTGAATTCCATAAAAAGCATGGAAAATTAGCAACTGTTACTGCTGTTCAGCCTGAGGGTAGATTTGGAGTGTTGAAATTAAATGGCAATCAAGTTATAAAATTTGCCGAAAAGATGGACAATAAAGATAGTTGGATAAATGCTGGATTCTTTGTTTTAGAGCCGGAGGTTATTGACTACATAAAAGGTGATGATACAATTTGGGAAAAAGAACCCTTAGAACGCCTTGCAGAAGATGGACAATTAATGGCGTATTTCCACAGAGGATTTTGGAAGCCCATGGATAAATTAAAAGATAAAATGGAGTTGGAAAAATTATGGAATTCTGGAAATGCTCCTTGGAAAATTTGGAAAGATTAG
- a CDS encoding NAD-dependent epimerase/dehydratase family protein: MSKTILLTGATGFLGSHLLESLLKENYNVIILKRSFSNTWRIQHLLDNVIYYDIDKVELEKPFKENQIDVVIHTATSYGRKNEKISEIVDTNLMFPLKLLELCTFFNIDTFFNTDTILPKNLNYYVLSKKQFLEYGKRMCDEYNLRFINIKLEHMYGPKDDNTKFIPYIIEKILKNEKEIDLTKGEQERDFIYISDVVSAYITVLNKLDNFEKKFYNIEVGVGNPIKIRDLVILIKKLCNSNIKLNFGAIPYRKNEIMKSYANIDFLKSLGWEPKISIEEGLKKTIDYYKKLMVEKNGK; encoded by the coding sequence ATGTCAAAAACTATATTGCTAACTGGAGCTACAGGGTTTTTAGGAAGTCATTTGTTGGAATCATTATTAAAAGAGAATTATAATGTTATTATTTTAAAAAGAAGTTTTTCTAATACTTGGAGGATTCAACATCTTTTGGATAATGTGATATACTATGATATCGATAAAGTTGAATTAGAAAAACCATTTAAGGAAAACCAAATAGATGTAGTTATACATACTGCTACATCTTACGGCAGAAAAAATGAAAAAATCAGCGAAATAGTAGACACTAATTTAATGTTTCCGTTGAAGTTATTAGAGTTATGTACATTCTTTAATATTGATACATTCTTTAATACTGATACAATTTTACCTAAAAACTTAAATTACTATGTGTTATCAAAAAAGCAATTTTTAGAATATGGGAAAAGAATGTGTGATGAATATAACTTAAGATTCATAAATATAAAGTTAGAACACATGTATGGTCCAAAAGATGATAATACAAAATTTATCCCATATATAATTGAAAAAATACTAAAAAATGAGAAGGAGATTGATTTAACAAAAGGAGAACAGGAGAGAGATTTTATTTATATTAGCGATGTGGTTAGTGCATACATAACGGTTCTAAATAAGTTAGATAATTTTGAAAAAAAGTTTTATAATATTGAAGTAGGAGTTGGGAATCCTATTAAGATTAGAGATTTGGTAATTTTAATAAAAAAGCTATGTAACTCTAACATAAAATTAAACTTTGGAGCAATACCTTACAGAAAAAATGAGATTATGAAGTCTTATGCCAACATTGATTTTTTAAAAAGTTTAGGATGGGAACCAAAAATATCTATAGAAGAAGGATTAAAGAAGACTATAGATTATTACAAAAAACTTATGGTGGAAAAAAATGGAAAATAA
- the rfbG gene encoding CDP-glucose 4,6-dehydratase: MENKLSEFFKGKKILITGHTGFKGSWLTQILLNFGADVVGYSLKPNTSPNLFKILKLDKKIKNYYADIRDFDKIKSIMEKEKPEIVFHLAAQPLVRDSYDDPLYTYETNIIGTANILQAVKDVGGVKAAIMITTDKVYENKEWIWAYRENDELGGYDPYSTSKACAELIIRSYIRSFFNVKDYGKKHNTLIASVRAGNVVGGGDWSKDRLVPDIIRAIFEGDGTVVLRNPESIRPWQHVLEPLLGYLLLAERLYNGEIDFIGAWNLAPNEENFITVEELVKKGTEILGKGRYIIKKDEEKHESKILKLDATKAKVYLGWRPLLSIDETLKWTFEWYRRYYNGEDMITFTNRQINTFFERWERARRH; the protein is encoded by the coding sequence ATGGAAAATAAATTATCAGAATTTTTCAAAGGTAAAAAAATTCTCATAACTGGACATACGGGGTTTAAGGGGAGTTGGCTTACTCAAATACTGCTAAATTTTGGGGCTGATGTTGTTGGTTATTCTCTGAAACCAAACACTAGCCCAAATTTATTTAAAATTTTGAAATTAGATAAAAAAATAAAAAACTACTATGCTGATATCAGAGATTTTGATAAAATTAAATCTATTATGGAAAAAGAAAAGCCAGAAATCGTTTTTCACTTAGCAGCTCAGCCGTTAGTTAGGGATAGTTACGATGACCCATTGTATACCTATGAAACAAATATCATTGGAACGGCAAACATACTGCAAGCAGTTAAAGATGTGGGAGGTGTAAAGGCTGCAATAATGATAACTACTGATAAAGTTTATGAAAATAAAGAATGGATCTGGGCTTATAGAGAAAACGATGAACTTGGAGGCTATGACCCATACAGCACATCAAAGGCTTGTGCTGAATTGATAATTAGGTCATACATAAGGTCGTTTTTTAATGTTAAGGATTATGGAAAAAAGCACAACACATTAATAGCATCTGTTAGAGCTGGAAATGTTGTTGGAGGTGGGGATTGGTCTAAAGATAGATTAGTTCCAGACATCATAAGGGCGATATTTGAAGGTGATGGGACTGTAGTTTTAAGAAATCCCGAAAGCATAAGACCTTGGCAACATGTTTTAGAGCCTCTATTGGGTTATTTATTATTGGCTGAAAGGCTGTATAATGGAGAGATAGATTTTATTGGAGCTTGGAATCTTGCCCCTAATGAAGAAAACTTTATTACTGTTGAGGAATTGGTTAAAAAAGGAACTGAGATATTAGGAAAAGGAAGATACATAATTAAGAAGGATGAGGAAAAACATGAGTCAAAGATATTGAAGTTAGATGCTACAAAGGCAAAGGTTTATTTGGGTTGGAGACCTCTGCTGAGTATTGACGAGACACTAAAATGGACATTTGAATGGTATAGAAGATATTACAATGGAGAAGATATGATAACATTCACAAATAGGCAAATAAATACCTTCTTTGAAAGGTGGGAGCGTGCCAGAAGGCATTAA
- the rfbH gene encoding lipopolysaccharide biosynthesis protein RfbH, translating to MPEGIKNKILELVKEYYYKTYKKLPYNKVPVSGKVYDEKELQNIVEAALEGWWTEGKWCSIFEEKLKNFLNIDFALLVNSGSSANFIAIKTLTSIKLGDRKIKPGDEVITVAAGFPTTVNPIIEVGAIPVFVDVELGTYNAIVEQIQEAVSPKTKAIFLAHTLGNPFDVKAIKEICEDYNLWLIEDNCDALGSKYDGRYTGTFGDLATLSFYPAHHITTAEGGAVLTNDPQLYRIARSIRDWGRDCWCPTGKDNTCGRRFSWQLGKLPYGYDHKYIYSEIGYNLKMTDLQAAIGVAQMDKLGYFIKKRKENFEYLYNKLKEFEDYFILPKATENSEPSWFGFLLTIKDSSNINRTKFMQYLNDNGIGTRLLFGGNLIKQPYFVDYGIKYKQIRNLENTDIVMNNTFWIGVYPALEKGHLDYVYEVFKKYLDGVE from the coding sequence GTGCCAGAAGGCATTAAAAATAAGATTTTAGAGTTAGTGAAGGAATACTACTATAAAACCTATAAAAAATTACCCTATAACAAAGTTCCAGTTTCTGGAAAGGTTTATGATGAGAAAGAACTACAAAATATCGTTGAAGCAGCATTAGAAGGATGGTGGACAGAGGGGAAGTGGTGTTCTATCTTTGAAGAGAAGTTAAAAAACTTTTTAAATATTGACTTTGCCCTCTTGGTTAATTCTGGATCATCTGCAAATTTTATTGCAATTAAGACATTAACATCAATAAAATTGGGAGATAGGAAAATTAAGCCTGGTGATGAGGTAATTACGGTAGCTGCAGGTTTTCCTACGACAGTTAATCCTATCATTGAAGTTGGAGCAATCCCTGTTTTTGTAGATGTTGAACTGGGAACTTACAATGCCATAGTTGAACAAATACAAGAGGCAGTATCGCCAAAAACAAAAGCAATATTCTTAGCACATACTTTGGGAAATCCATTTGATGTTAAGGCGATTAAAGAGATTTGTGAAGATTATAATTTATGGCTTATAGAAGATAATTGCGATGCTCTTGGTTCAAAATATGATGGAAGGTATACTGGAACATTTGGAGATTTAGCAACATTGAGTTTTTATCCCGCACACCATATAACAACTGCAGAAGGAGGAGCTGTTCTAACTAATGATCCACAACTGTATCGAATAGCTCGTTCAATAAGAGATTGGGGAAGAGATTGTTGGTGTCCAACAGGGAAGGACAATACCTGTGGAAGGAGATTTAGCTGGCAGTTAGGAAAATTGCCTTATGGTTATGATCATAAGTATATTTATTCTGAAATAGGATATAATTTGAAAATGACTGATTTGCAGGCGGCAATTGGTGTAGCACAGATGGACAAGTTGGGGTATTTCATCAAAAAAAGAAAAGAAAACTTTGAGTATTTATATAATAAATTAAAAGAATTTGAAGATTATTTCATTCTTCCAAAGGCAACTGAAAATTCAGAACCATCATGGTTTGGGTTTTTACTAACTATAAAAGATAGTAGTAATATAAATAGAACCAAATTTATGCAGTATCTGAACGATAATGGCATTGGAACAAGGTTACTATTTGGTGGGAACTTAATAAAACAGCCGTATTTTGTTGATTACGGTATTAAATATAAACAGATTAGAAATTTAGAGAATACCGACATCGTAATGAATAATACATTTTGGATTGGAGTATATCCTGCATTGGAAAAAGGACATTTGGATTATGTTTATGAAGTGTTTAAGAAGTATTTAGACGGGGTGGAATAA
- a CDS encoding GDP-mannose 4,6-dehydratase, whose amino-acid sequence MKILITGGLGFLGSNLASESINREYETIIMDNFFREGTTLNYNWLKEQGEFIFENKDIRIWYDVEEMIKKYKPDVVFHTAGQVAMTTSLKNPRLDFEVNALGTFNLLEAIRKYSPETIVLYSSTNKVYGDLEYIKYIETETRYIAPDYPNGFDESLKLDFHTPYGCSKGTADQYLLDYHRIFGIKTVVFRHSSMYGGRQFATYDQGWIGWFIREALRIKREEIEEVKIHGNGKQVRDVLHADDVINLYFKTVDNIEKCAGEAFNIGGGMENSLSLLELFRFLEDELDIEIKINKKPWRISDQKIFVADITKINKYTGWKPKISKEEGLKRMIKWCEEILGERRVK is encoded by the coding sequence ATGAAAATCCTTATTACTGGGGGTTTAGGGTTTTTAGGGAGCAATCTCGCTAGTGAAAGCATAAATAGAGAATATGAAACAATAATAATGGACAATTTTTTTAGGGAAGGGACTACATTAAACTATAATTGGCTAAAGGAGCAAGGTGAGTTTATCTTTGAAAATAAAGATATAAGAATATGGTATGACGTTGAAGAAATGATAAAAAAGTATAAACCAGATGTTGTTTTCCATACTGCCGGACAGGTGGCGATGACTACCTCATTAAAAAACCCAAGATTGGATTTTGAGGTTAATGCATTAGGAACATTTAATTTACTTGAAGCTATCAGAAAATACAGCCCAGAAACTATCGTATTATATTCTTCAACAAATAAAGTTTATGGAGATTTGGAATATATCAAATATATAGAAACAGAGACAAGATATATTGCCCCAGATTATCCAAATGGGTTTGATGAGAGCTTAAAATTAGATTTCCATACTCCTTATGGATGTTCAAAAGGAACAGCAGATCAATATTTATTAGATTACCACAGAATATTTGGTATAAAAACTGTTGTTTTTAGACACTCTTCAATGTATGGGGGAAGGCAGTTTGCCACCTACGACCAAGGATGGATTGGATGGTTTATTAGAGAGGCATTGAGAATTAAGAGAGAGGAGATTGAAGAAGTTAAAATTCATGGAAATGGTAAACAAGTTAGGGATGTGTTACATGCTGATGATGTGATAAACCTATATTTTAAAACTGTTGATAACATTGAAAAATGTGCTGGTGAGGCGTTTAACATTGGGGGGGGGATGGAAAACAGCTTATCATTGTTAGAGTTGTTTAGATTTTTAGAAGATGAACTTGACATTGAAATAAAAATAAATAAAAAACCTTGGAGGATTAGCGATCAAAAAATATTCGTTGCAGATATTACTAAGATAAATAAATACACTGGCTGGAAACCAAAAATATCCAAAGAAGAAGGATTAAAGAGAATGATTAAATGGTGTGAAGAAATTTTAGGTGAGCGACGTGTCAAGTAA
- a CDS encoding glycosyltransferase family 2 protein — protein MSSKPLLSICIPTYNRARYLKDALDSIIKQINENNKDKVEICISDNASEDNTEELIKEYQKKSPIPIIYHRNKKNMGADYNYLKVVEIANGEYCWLLGSDDIIEDGGIDTVLSEIEKNKDVDIFTFDRYIYSKNLNNKHTKEVDEPKTRKLGKDYIFNNKIECLKYSSGNWGYISVIVVNRKKWLSVKGYEKWIGSAYVHVYIIYSLIKQGSKVKFINKHLVGWRSDNDSFLHELGEYRRFKIDINYVYIAEDVFGKDSEEYKIVKDMLINRSGFWGRITGAKFKGLSYKFYVNAFKDLFPIYKDHPKFWLWYVPLMIIPSFVYRFIRFIIKGKW, from the coding sequence GTGTCAAGTAAGCCATTACTATCCATCTGTATTCCTACATACAATAGGGCGAGATATCTCAAGGATGCATTAGATTCTATAATAAAACAAATAAATGAAAATAATAAAGATAAAGTTGAAATATGTATTTCAGATAATGCATCTGAAGATAATACTGAAGAGTTAATTAAAGAATATCAAAAAAAATCCCCAATACCAATAATATACCATAGGAATAAAAAAAATATGGGCGCTGATTATAATTATTTAAAAGTCGTTGAAATTGCCAATGGTGAGTATTGTTGGTTATTGGGGAGTGATGATATTATTGAAGATGGTGGAATAGATACTGTTTTAAGTGAGATTGAAAAAAATAAAGATGTGGATATTTTTACTTTCGATAGATATATTTATTCTAAAAATTTAAATAATAAACATACAAAAGAAGTTGATGAGCCAAAAACCAGGAAATTAGGAAAAGATTATATATTTAATAATAAAATTGAATGTCTTAAATACTCTTCTGGAAATTGGGGATACATTTCAGTAATTGTTGTGAATAGGAAGAAATGGCTTTCTGTAAAAGGATATGAAAAATGGATAGGAAGTGCTTATGTTCATGTTTATATAATATATTCTTTAATCAAACAAGGTTCAAAAGTTAAATTCATTAATAAACACTTAGTAGGCTGGAGAAGTGATAATGACAGCTTTTTACATGAATTAGGGGAATACAGAAGATTTAAAATTGACATAAATTATGTTTATATTGCAGAAGATGTTTTTGGAAAAGATTCTGAAGAATATAAAATAGTCAAAGATATGTTAATTAATAGATCTGGCTTTTGGGGTAGAATCACTGGTGCGAAATTTAAAGGGTTGTCCTATAAATTTTATGTTAACGCATTTAAAGATTTATTTCCAATATATAAAGATCATCCAAAGTTCTGGTTATGGTATGTACCTTTAATGATTATTCCTTCCTTTGTATATAGATTTATTAGATTTATAATAAAAGGTAAATGGTAG
- a CDS encoding glycosyltransferase family 2 protein — MRIRPLLSICIPTYNRARYLKDALDSIIKQINENNKDKVEICISDNASEDNTEELIKEYQKKSPIPIIYHRNKKNMGADYNYLKVVEIANGEYCWLLGSDDIIEDGGIDTVLSEIEKNKDVDIFYTNVQKYDITLRKKVKDKLADRLTILEDTTAKGFLEYSKKLPPAGGYISNLIFKRKAWNSVPNKNKYIGTAYVHFYIFITLLNRGSKIKFIPYKLVGQRLENDSFIREVGGKYNRLILDFNTLDIFKEVFGNTLGNMRSSKKNY, encoded by the coding sequence ATGAGGATTAGGCCATTACTATCCATCTGTATTCCTACATACAATAGGGCGAGATATCTCAAGGATGCATTAGATTCTATAATAAAACAAATAAATGAAAATAATAAAGATAAAGTTGAAATATGTATTTCAGATAATGCATCTGAAGATAATACTGAAGAGTTAATTAAAGAATATCAAAAAAAATCCCCAATACCAATAATATACCATAGGAATAAAAAAAATATGGGCGCTGATTATAATTATTTAAAAGTCGTTGAAATTGCCAATGGTGAGTATTGTTGGTTATTGGGGAGTGATGATATTATTGAAGATGGTGGAATAGATACTGTTTTAAGTGAGATTGAAAAAAATAAAGATGTGGATATTTTTTATACTAATGTTCAAAAGTATGATATCACCTTAAGAAAAAAGGTAAAAGATAAGTTGGCAGATAGATTAACAATATTAGAAGATACTACTGCGAAGGGATTTTTAGAATATTCAAAAAAATTACCACCTGCTGGAGGATATATATCAAACTTAATATTTAAGAGAAAAGCATGGAACTCTGTGCCAAATAAGAATAAATACATAGGAACTGCTTATGTTCATTTCTACATATTTATTACCTTACTTAATAGAGGTTCCAAGATTAAATTTATCCCGTATAAATTAGTGGGACAAAGATTAGAAAATGATTCATTTATAAGAGAAGTGGGAGGTAAATATAATAGACTTATATTAGATTTTAACACATTAGATATTTTCAAAGAGGTTTTTGGGAACACTCTAGGGAATATGAGATCTTCAAAAAAGAATTATTAA
- a CDS encoding glycosyltransferase family 9 protein: MKILIIALSGIGNLIMAFPMINILKKNYPNSKIDFLVALRGTREVLENQPFVNKIFVLKNQSIRSLLLDNYTKAIIKLLKTNNYDIAITIYPSQGIFSALLMKLIKAKIRIQHKYNFKIFENIDWFLTYSPKIENKHSVYINLDLIKYLNVKYKDEDIRYSYYLTQKEIKFANKFLDKQNLKDEFIIGIHPGGKSDMVWKRWGIKKWKKLIDLLNSEYKNKIKFLIFLGPDEIIYEKYFRNHDNVIIIKNIPLKYVISLISKCNYFISNDSGLSHCASLFNIPQSVIFGGTSYIHTAPFSNKVNIITPPNYEIYYIPYYGFIKKPKNLLMNLEPEDAFESIKTHIKTLNLI, from the coding sequence ATGAAAATCTTAATAATTGCACTTTCAGGAATTGGAAATTTAATTATGGCTTTTCCAATGATAAATATACTAAAAAAAAATTATCCTAACTCAAAAATTGATTTTTTAGTAGCGCTAAGAGGTACAAGAGAAGTATTAGAAAATCAGCCATTTGTAAATAAAATTTTTGTTCTAAAAAATCAATCTATAAGAAGTTTATTGTTAGATAATTATACAAAGGCTATAATAAAACTATTAAAAACAAATAATTATGACATAGCAATAACTATATATCCGTCTCAAGGAATTTTTTCCGCATTACTAATGAAGTTGATTAAAGCAAAAATTAGAATTCAACATAAATATAACTTTAAAATCTTTGAAAATATAGATTGGTTTTTAACATATTCACCAAAAATAGAAAACAAACATAGTGTGTATATAAATTTGGATCTAATAAAATACTTAAATGTAAAATATAAAGATGAAGATATTCGATATTCATATTATTTAACACAAAAAGAAATCAAATTTGCTAATAAGTTTTTAGATAAACAAAATCTAAAAGACGAGTTCATTATAGGCATTCATCCTGGTGGAAAAAGTGATATGGTTTGGAAAAGATGGGGTATTAAAAAATGGAAAAAATTAATTGACCTATTAAATAGTGAATATAAAAATAAAATTAAATTTTTAATATTTTTGGGTCCTGATGAAATTATATATGAAAAGTATTTTCGAAATCATGATAATGTAATTATAATAAAAAACATTCCATTAAAATATGTAATTTCATTAATAAGTAAATGTAATTACTTTATAAGCAATGATAGTGGACTATCCCATTGTGCATCTCTATTTAATATTCCACAAAGTGTAATTTTTGGAGGAACAAGTTACATACATACAGCACCTTTCTCAAACAAAGTTAATATTATAACTCCCCCAAACTACGAAATATATTATATACCTTATTATGGTTTTATTAAAAAACCAAAAAATTTGCTAATGAATTTAGAACCTGAAGATGCTTTTGAATCAATAAAAACACATATAAAAACCTTAAATCTGATCTAA
- a CDS encoding class I SAM-dependent methyltransferase: MTFIFQKELSHIKNFLRLYASNRYIYLRKYIKSNKKSKIRLLDVGCGVHSPKVIEALFSTKVEYYGIDKIDIKDSLDKKYSRMRFIKIDLEKELEILDKKLKNNFFDFIMMNHVIEHLENGLEVVSVLCKKLKEGGGFYIEYPGVRSLSLPSMKGTLNFCDDPTHKRIYSIQEIGNVLLKNNFRIIKAGVVRNPLMISLIPFRLIESIFYNYSKASIFWDLFGFAEFIYAIKKNNSYKHN, encoded by the coding sequence ATGACCTTTATATTTCAAAAAGAACTATCGCATATTAAAAATTTTCTTAGATTGTATGCTAGCAATAGATATATTTATTTAAGAAAATATATTAAATCAAACAAAAAAAGTAAAATAAGACTCTTGGATGTTGGTTGCGGTGTACATAGTCCTAAAGTAATAGAAGCACTATTTTCAACAAAAGTTGAATATTATGGTATTGATAAAATAGATATTAAAGATTCTCTAGATAAAAAATATAGTCGGATGCGTTTTATTAAGATAGATTTAGAAAAAGAATTAGAAATATTGGATAAAAAATTAAAAAATAATTTTTTTGATTTTATAATGATGAATCATGTGATTGAACACTTGGAGAATGGGTTGGAGGTAGTAAGTGTTTTATGTAAGAAATTAAAAGAAGGAGGTGGTTTTTATATAGAATATCCTGGTGTTCGAAGCTTAAGTTTACCATCTATGAAGGGAACCTTGAATTTTTGTGATGATCCAACACATAAAAGGATATACTCAATACAAGAAATCGGAAACGTATTATTAAAAAATAATTTTAGAATTATTAAAGCAGGTGTTGTACGGAATCCATTAATGATATCATTAATCCCTTTTAGATTAATTGAATCTATTTTTTATAACTATTCAAAAGCGAGTATTTTTTGGGATCTGTTTGGATTTGCTGAATTCATTTATGCAATAAAAAAGAACAATTCTTACAAACATAATTGA